A window of Marinobacter sp. es.042 genomic DNA:
GCCGACGGTATTGGAACCGTGAATTTCCAGGTCATAGGCCTGGGCCTGAAAGGCCATAAGAGTGGGCAGTAGCAGTCCCGGGAGTGTTGCAGTCATCCGTGTGAATCGCGGCATCTTTCGAAAAACCCTTACCAGACAGTTGGTTGAGAAGCTGGAAGGATGCTTCAGAAATATGACATTTGTGTTTCACTGCCTACACATTGGGACGCAAGGCCGCAGGTCCCTGTAAAAAAATGTTAAGCAGTGCGCGGAGCGCAGCGGTCGGCTGGCCTATAGTGACGCATCCGCCGTAACAAAAATAAACACAGCGGGCAGAGGCACATCCATGGATGCCATAACATCGAAAGCCGGGCAGGCCCATGCTGCGGGCGCACGACCAGTTCCCATTAAGAAGGTGTTGCTGGTCGATGACCATGCCCTTTTTTCCCAGGGGTTGGCGGGCCTGATCCGTCAGGAAGGCTTGGCCGAATCCGTTGTGATCGCCAGCACCGTTGAGGGCGCCTCGGATTTGTTGGTCCGTCAGGACGATTTTCAGCTGATCCTGCTCGATATCGCTTTGCAGGGCGAAACAGGGTTGGCTTTGTTACCCAGGCTGGCAAGCCACAGGGAGCCACCTCCGGTGGTGATCATTTCTAGTAGTGAAGACGAAGCCACGGTAAGAGCTGCGCAGGCAGCCGGTGCCAGTGGCTTTCTGGCGAAATCTGCCGGGCGGTCGGCGCTGGTGAGCATGGTCCGCTCTGTGAGCCGCGGTGAGAGTTATTTCCCCGGCGGTGTCGATCCTGTGGCACCGGGTCTGTCATTGACCCCAAGGCAAATGGACGTGCTCCTGTTGTTGGCCCAGGGCTTTCCCAATAAACGGATTTGCCAGAGCCTGAAGTTGACGGAGCACACGGTGAAAACCCATCTCAAGGCGATTTTTACCCAGCTTGGTGTTCACAACCGGACAGAATGCGTGAATCTGGCCCGGGCTCGTGGGTGGTTGTGACGGCCGCGAGAAGCCGGACCCAGAACACAGCCCCCCCGCCAGACCTCGACTCGGCGCCGCACTCTCCTCGCATCAGCGCAACAAATTCCTGAACAATGGTCAGGCCAAGTCCCAGGCCCGGGTACTCACTGGGGCCTGCGCCTCTCACGTAGGGTGAGAACAGGTTATCCGCCAGCCCGGATGGCAGGCCGATGCCGTTATCCGTGACTTCCAGCAACACATGTGAGCCCATGGCTTTTGCTGACAGGGTAACGGCAGTGCCGCCGCTGTGTTGCACCGCGTTGAATATCAGGTTCTGGAGGATCCGCGACAACAGTGATGGATCGGCCATAACCTGAAGATCACTACCCGGGTGATCAATCCGAACTTCTATCTTGTTATTGCCAAGCGAGTCCGCCAGCAAATCGTTGAGGTCCCGGAATACCGGGCTCAGTGTGGTCGGTCGGATAACGGCTTGCACCATGCCCTCGTTGAGCCGTGCGCTGTCGAATACGGTGCCCAGCAGGCGCCGGAGATGACGAATCATGTCCCTTAACTGTTGGGTGGCGGGGTGCGCTGCGGGCCCCTCTTTGCTTGGCGAGAGGCTTTCCAGCGTTATGTCGATCACGTTCAGAGGCTGGCGCAGGTCATGGCTGGCTGCGGTGATCAGTTCGGTTTTTCGCCGGCTCTCGTCGCGGGCCGCCTGATGCATGTGATCCAGAAGCTTACGGTCCAGAAAGTGCGCTCGGTGGCGGTATTCACTGGTCCAGGCGCCAACCATGCCGATAAGGTTGGCCGTGGTCAGGAAAAACAGGTTGGTCGCGATGTCGGAGCCGGACATACCGCTACCGAGTTCGGTCAGAAGGTAGCCGACGATCAGAACAAGCGAGACCATGGACGCGCTGAAGAACGGCAGTCCCATGGCAAAGTATCCGAACATGAGCATCAGGATCATGCCCTCGTAGGGCAGCGGAAAGGCAACCTGTCGCGCGGCGGCAA
This region includes:
- a CDS encoding response regulator, yielding MDAITSKAGQAHAAGARPVPIKKVLLVDDHALFSQGLAGLIRQEGLAESVVIASTVEGASDLLVRQDDFQLILLDIALQGETGLALLPRLASHREPPPVVIISSSEDEATVRAAQAAGASGFLAKSAGRSALVSMVRSVSRGESYFPGGVDPVAPGLSLTPRQMDVLLLLAQGFPNKRICQSLKLTEHTVKTHLKAIFTQLGVHNRTECVNLARARGWL
- a CDS encoding sensor histidine kinase — translated: MTTEQIRQQQAAGFRNLRFAPDLEQAYRRTRSGLIRQRARPVSVAGLFLFLIYAVMDALTLPPELAQVTVSIRLAVTCPVIASVVWLAYRASLSDRLFERIYTLAYLVGGLSVVAIIAAARQVAFPLPYEGMILMLMFGYFAMGLPFFSASMVSLVLIVGYLLTELGSGMSGSDIATNLFFLTTANLIGMVGAWTSEYRHRAHFLDRKLLDHMHQAARDESRRKTELITAASHDLRQPLNVIDITLESLSPSKEGPAAHPATQQLRDMIRHLRRLLGTVFDSARLNEGMVQAVIRPTTLSPVFRDLNDLLADSLGNNKIEVRIDHPGSDLQVMADPSLLSRILQNLIFNAVQHSGGTAVTLSAKAMGSHVLLEVTDNGIGLPSGLADNLFSPYVRGAGPSEYPGLGLGLTIVQEFVALMRGECGAESRSGGGAVFWVRLLAAVTTTHEPGPDSRILSGCEHQAG